The DNA window ACTGACACAAAAGATGTCTTTAAACATTTTGCTATCCATTTCCTCCATTTTCCATGAAACCCTATCTTTGACATCACTTTGACATCAGGTAGTCAAGAAAATTCCAATCCACCGAGTCATAAGTTTTCTCAAAGTCTACTTTGAACATTACTTTCTCTTCGCCTCATCCACAATTTTATTCGCGATCAATATACCGTCAAGTATCTACCTATTAGAAATGAATGTTGACTAAGTCTCAAATATCACAAAATCTAGCACTCTTTTCAATTTTTTGGCAAGGACTTTAGAAATCACCTTCTATATGCACCCTATCAAGAAAATAGACCTAtagttaggggtggcaaaacggacccggcccgcggggaaagcccgttttacccgcactttttcgcgggccggggcaaggttttaggcccgctctctttaatgtgtctGCCCCGGTccgtttttttgtgggcttttgcgggcatttgtttttttataaaattttactatttttaagccTAAAAAACCGAATGCCCGCGGACTTTCCCCGCCcggccctcacttttttgcggggcggaaCAAGGTTTTAGATccgcactcttaaaaaagcccgCACCGCCCCATTTTTTCGCGGACTTTTActgggcgggcctaaacggggcgggcttgcccgtttgccacccctacctatAGTCTATTATTTTCtaactaatttttcttttttgggatCAGCACCACAAAGGTTCTCTCTTCCAAAAAATTCTCGCACCAAGTCTTCATTATGTGACAGGCTATTCCGTCCGGTTTTCATTAATACGTTATTGACCAATgtcaaaatttatataatttcaaattttaaacccattgttgatttaaaattatatatccCCATCCGATGTAGCGTTTCgggtttaatttaaaaattaaaatactatatttgagtaaataaaataatatgaattCTACGAATTATCGAATTTCGAGAAGCACTATTTATAACATATATACATACCCATTCTTAAACCACTAACCACTCTACCAAGGCCCTTGCGCATTTTCCAGATCTGCTTCTTCCACAGCCACCCACAGGTAactctctcttccctcttttcttttcaatctccgattaggGTTTGTAAATCATTCCATCGCTTCGATTTTCATCCAATGTTCGTTGTTGTTGATTCTGCGTTTGTGTATTGGATCTGAAACCATTCTCCCCTGAACGCAATTGTTGTTTCCTACGATCTATGCTTTTTTTATACGTGAGATCCGTTTAGATGATTACTCTCATTTGTTCAGATCTATGCTTTTTTTTTACATTATCTTAATttactcttctttttttttttatgatgattttGATGTAATTGTGATGTAATTTCATGCCTTTGCGGTTGAAATTTTGTTGGTTTgatttgattggatttgatttgtTGCTTTGTGGTTATTCTGTGAGAAATGTGAATGAATGATGATGATACTGGTCTACTAGATTAGAGATGCGTTGAATCATTTAGAGAATTTAGGGTAAGGATTCCTGAAAGAAGAGATGAAATGAGGCATTGTTATGAAATATGAAGGAAATTAATGTTAGTTTGATTTTAGAATTATGTTCTTGCTGTCTCTGCTGTATTTTGGATAGATAATTGGTTATGACATgtctttaaatattttcaattgaGAAGAATTATGATAGTAACAAGATATATGGTGAAGTAAGGGATATGACTTATGAGGAATGATGCTAACTTCTGATAGTAAGAGtgaataagggataaaaacagaAAGAAGACTGGCAAGTGTCTTGCCAATCCTTTCGATTGACCAAACTATTCCTAGATATTTCCTCTACGTGAAGCCCCCCATTCCTCTCTAATCCCTTATTCGTAATCAATTCCATTTCCAAATGATTGCCCACATTACCACAAGACATGTCCCCAACCCCTTAGAGACACCCGATGAAGTACAGACACTGACACCCCGACAtcgataatataaaaaatataggaTTCTGATACCGCTATATATTATAGTATTTGAATTTCATTTATCCATTtattatttagttaaaaatattctaagtaaAATTGATgtttttcattgataacattGTTTCAATACAAGTTTAACCCTTTTAGATGTGTGTGACATTTGTTCAAGAAATGTATAAGGTGTGTTGAAGCCAAGAAaaacaatttttgtttttatggAATACTTGTTTTACCATATATGTTGTAAGGGGgtgtcatacaagtgtcggaTAACGATTCAAAGAGTGTCGAATCAaagaaaaatatcatttttttggaGACATTTGTCTAACTTTTCTGATACTTGTCTGGCTTTCCCAACACGGGTCGTATGTGTGTCATACAAATGTTGGACACCAACACGTGCCGGACATGCGACACGCCTACTCTTAGAGGTGTTTGTGCTTCATAGGAGACATCTGTCCCCATTCTGTTATTTCTTTTCCCCTTCCCCACCCACTCATCCCATTTAGCTAGATGTCTCCCCACTTCTTTCTCATGCACATTTGGACCTTTATCATTATCACTGGGTTTATGGGGGCTCCTTCTCCTATACACGTTCGTTATGGGCCTATCAAATTACATGATCAATTGACTCTAGATTAAGAAACTATGGTAAGTAAACACAGAAATGGTGTCAGTAAGTTTTATGGATCTTGTTAATTTTTGACTGggtaattttattattgatttattatcACTTAACTTTGTAGCTGTTACTGATGGCTAAGCCTCCttatgttagaagaaaatgtAAAACAATATGCTTGTTATTTGAATGCAGAGTTATTTGGTTAATTTTCAGTGTATATTATGccgtgattttaatttttttgtaatcTTGTTCACTACTGTGATGGCAGAAACTAGATTTTACTTTTCAAAAAGCTGTTGAAAGACATGGGTCGTGGAAATAGCAGTGGTGGTGGCCAAAGTTCACTGGGTTACCTTTTTGGAAGTGGAGAGGCCCAAAAACCAGCAACAACTAATGCCCAACCTCCTGCAGTGCAGCCTGTAGATAATGCGCCCCCTTCAAAACCAGCAGCTACTACTACAGCAATAGACCCAAACAAGCCTGCTGGTATCAATAGTCATTCTACTGATGGTCTGAACACTGGCAACTTCATCACGGTATTAGTTGCGCTTGTTATATATAATTTCTTCTTGTGCATGTTAAGTGTTATTAGAGTGATAGTTCAAGCCTGAACTGCTTTACAACATCATGATTATGAAAATACTGAGGAATTAAATCTGGTGCACGGCACACCTGTGAAAATAGATATGGTAGTTTAGTATATTTGAGTATTCCAAGTATATTTGGTAGTATTCTTTGTTGCAATGAACTCGTCTAGAACTCGTCTAGACCATGTGAAAGTAGATATAATAGCCAAGTATATCTGGCAGTATTTTTTTGTTGCAATGAACTCGTCTAGAACTCGTCTAGACCATGTGAAAGTAGATATGATAGCCAAGTATATCTGGCAGTATTTTTTTGTTGCAATGAACTCGTCTAGACCATGTTAAAGATGATATGGTAGCTTAGTTTATTTAACTATCCAAAGTATATTTGGTTGTATTTTTTGTTGCAATGAACTTTTCTAGACCATGTTAAAGTAGATAGTAGCTTAGTATATTTAACTGTCCCAAGTatattttgttgtattttttgtTGTACTAGACagtgttttgttgttatttttgttataCTAGACAGTGTTATCTTGCAAGTTGCAACTACAGTAAGACAATAGTTCCCCAAACAATCTGGAGATAAATGAAAAGTAGTTCTTGCTATAGCTTTTTCAGTATGGGCTTAGATTTCTCGTGAACTATTTTGATggacatttttttttatttggctGCAGGACCGTCCCTCAACCAAGGTTCATGCTGCCCCAGGTGGTGGCTCTTCTCTGGATTATCTCTTTGGTGGTGGACCTGGGGATGGAAAATGATACTGCTTTTGTGAACCTTTTCCTGAGAATAATCTTCTAAAATTCAAGTTGTGTGAACAAAATGGGTGATGTATTATAGGTTATGGTTGTTGGGTTATACGTTGATCAAGAGTGTTATATTTTAGATGTGCTTAA is part of the Vicia villosa cultivar HV-30 ecotype Madison, WI linkage group LG2, Vvil1.0, whole genome shotgun sequence genome and encodes:
- the LOC131651742 gene encoding protein SPIRAL1-like 1, with the translated sequence MGRGNSSGGGQSSLGYLFGSGEAQKPATTNAQPPAVQPVDNAPPSKPAATTTAIDPNKPAGINSHSTDGLNTGNFITDRPSTKVHAAPGGGSSLDYLFGGGPGDGK